In a single window of the Trichoderma breve strain T069 chromosome 6, whole genome shotgun sequence genome:
- a CDS encoding sugar transporter domain-containing protein: MAANDKIAAETEVPYPEHNEKMGRDYSPGETGKRLAALTDNLEGEIRNPLKGIPRDTLFANVREFQRTKGLPDDILPLLEKGALVAQNPAGFESLDLEEDEKQALREEVTHRWKHPWALYYTIGLSSIAAAIQGWDQTGSNGANLSFPTALGIPDNAGSSCGPDANAGDCAKNSWIIGFVNSLPYITICLFAGWISDPLNDWIGRRGTIFIGAIFSLLAPFGMAVSQTWGQLAACRMLLGIGMGLKEVTVPVFSAENAPPAIRGGLVMSWQVWTAFGIFLGTCANLAVGKVGDIAWRLQLGSAFIPAVPLVIGTYFCPESPRWYMKKGKHEKAWKSLLRLRNTPIQAARDLYYIQCLLDQEVLLVEQAGLKVTNNMFTRFIELFTIPRIRRATWASGIVMIAQQMCGINIISFYSSTIFKQSGISDYTALWASFGFGLINFLFAWPAVWTIDTFGRRALLLFTFPNMFWTLLTAGLCYLIQPDIVNSTPRIASVATFVYLFAAFYSPGEGPVPFMYSAEVFPLSHREIGMSWAVATNNFWASVLSLTFPRMLTAMTATGAFSFYAGLNLVALALIFLFVPETKQKTLEELDYVFSVSDRRHAQYQLTEVLPWWIKRYVLFQKNGPCPELYHYENEEMADSGKV; the protein is encoded by the exons ATGGCGGCAAACGACAAGATTGCCGCGGAGACGGAGGTGCCTTATCCGGAGCACAATGAGAAGAT GGGCCGCGACTACTCTCCTGGAGAGACGGGCAAGCGACTGGCCGCTCTGACCGACAACCTCGAGGGTGAAATCCGTAACCCCCTCAAGGGAATTCCTCGAGACACTCTCTTCGCCAATGTTAGAGAGTTCCAGAGGACCAAGGGCCTGCCTGACGAcatcctccctcttcttgaGAAGGGTGCCCTCGTAGCACAGAACCCTGCCGGCTTTGAGAGCCTGGAccttgaagaggatgagaagcaaGCTTTGAGAGAGGAGGTAACACATCGATGGAAGCACCCATGGGCTCTCTACTATACCATTGGCCTCAgctccattgctgctgccatccaaGGTTGGGATCAG ACTGGCTCAAACGGTGCCAACTTGTCTTTTCCCACTGCTCTCGGCATTCCCGACAATGCTGGCTCATCTTGTGGCCCCGATGCCAACGCTGGCGATTGCGCAAAGAACAGCTGGATCATCGGCTTCGTCAACTCGTTACCTTACATCACAATTTGCTTATT CGCCGGATGGATTTCCGACCCCCTAAACGATTGGATCGGCCGTCGAGGTACCATTTTCATTggcgccatcttctctctcctcgctCCCTTTGGTATGGCCGTCTCCCAAACTTGGGGACAGCTTGCGGCTTGTCG TATGCTCCTCGGTATTGGTATGGGTTTGAAAGAAGTGACAGTCCCCGTCTTCTCAGCTGAGAATGCACCCCCTGCTATTCGAGGTGGTCTTGTCATGTCTTGGCAAGTGTGGACGGCATTTGGTATCTTCTTGGGAACATGCGCCAACTTGGCTGTTGGTAAAGTCGGCGATATTGCCTGGCGCCTTCAGCTTGGTTCTGCCTTCATTCCCGCCGTCCCCTTGGTCATTGGTACATACTTTTGCCCCGAAAGTCCTCGATGGTAtatgaagaagggaaagcaCGAGAAGGCCTGGAAATCGCTCCTGAGACTTCGAAACACCCCCATCCAGGCCGCCAGGGATCTCTATTACATCCAGTGCCTTTTGGATCAAGAGGTGCTTCTCGTAGAACAAGCCGGTCTCAAGGTGACCAACAACATGTTCACCCGCTTTATTGAGCTCTTCACCATTCCTCGCATCAGGCGCGCAACCTGGGCCTCTGGTATTGTCATGATTGCCCAGCAAATGTGCGGTATCAACATCATCTCTTTCTACTCGAGCACCATCTTCAAGCAGAGCGGTATTTCCGACTACACTGCTTTGTGGGCCAGTTTCGGCTTTGGCTTGATCAactttttgtttgcttggCCTGCCGTCTGGACCATTGACACCTTTGGTCGACGAGCCCTTTTGCTCTTTACCTTTCCCAACATGTTCTGGACTCTTCTTA CTGCCGGTCTCTGCTACCTCATCCAGCCTGACATTGTCAACAGCACTCCCAGAATTGCGAGTGTCGCCACCTTTGTTTACCTCTTTGCCGCTTTCTACTCACCAG GAGAGGGTCCCGTCCCATTCATGTACTCTGCGGAAGTTTTCCCTCTGTCCCATCGTGAGATTGGCATGTCTTGGGCCGTCGCCACCAACAACTTCTGGGCCTCTGTCCTTTCTCTTACCTTCCCACGAATGTTGACCGCCATGACCGCCACCGGAGCTTTTAGCTTCTATGCCGGCCTCAACCTGGTTGCTCTAgctctcatcttcctctttgtcCCCGAGACGAAGCAGAAGACGCTCGAGGAGCTCGACTACGTCTTTAGTGTTTCGGATCGCCGCCACGCACAATATCAGCTCACCGAGGTGCTGCCGTGGTGGATCAAGAGATATGTGCTCTTCCAGAAGAATGGCCCCTGCCCTGAACTTTATCACTATGAGAATGAGGAGATGGCGGATAGCGGAAAGGTTTAA
- a CDS encoding coenzyme A transferase domain-containing protein, whose translation MATLIRPMHPKLFLPRASTRRSFIKPVSVQLFQASRTGPSTRRLLSTTAIRLSQAQTQVRPKSKVYENADVAVADVKSGSTVLSSGFGLCGIAETLIQALHRRGRESLHSLTAVSNNAGLEGRGGLSSLTESGQINNLILSYTGGNKVLEKGYIDGQLAVELCPQGTLAERLRAAGAGIPAFYTPTGAHTLLQDGEIPVRNNPNGGVPLEKGHRRETRDFNGKLYLMETALPGDVAIIRAWKADTAGNCVFRRTTRAFGPLMAKAAKLTIVEAENIVPVGEIDPDDVHLPGIFVDRVVKATVEKQVETLKLREPEGEAEATGNGKLERKRRIAKRASKELKEGYYVNLGVGIPTMSANFIPKERTVWLQSENGLLGMGPHPTLEEVDPDLVNAGKQTVTFVPGASTFDSSESFGMIRGGHVDVSILGALQVSAAGDLANFMIPGKLFKGMGGAMDLVANPEATKVIVATEHLCKDGSSKIVQQCSLPLTGARCVSTIITDLCVFQVDREKGTLTLTELAPGVTVDEVKSKTDATFAVADEIVAME comes from the exons ATGGCGACGCTAATTCGGCCAATGCATCCGAAACTCTTCCTCCCCAGAGCCTCAACGAGACGATCATTCATCAAGCCCGTCTCTGTGCAGCTCTTCCAAGCCTCAAGAACCGGTCCATCGACAAGGCGACTCCTTTCAACGACTGCGATCCGCTTGTCTCAGGCACAGACACAAGTCCGACCAAAGTCAAAGGTCTACGAGAACGCCGATGTCGCTGTGGCGGATGTAAAAAGTGGATCGACGGTTCTTAGCTCTGGATTCGGCTTGTGTGGTATTGCAG AAACCCTCATTCAAGCGTTGCATCGTCGAGGCCGCGAATCGCTGCACTCGCTCACTGCCGTCTCCAACAATGCCGGTCTCGAAGGACGTGGTGGACTCTCCAGCCTAACGGAGTCTGGGCAGATCAACAACCTTATTCTGTCATATACTGGAGGCAACAAGGTGCTCGAGAAGGGATACATTGATGGCCAGCTGGCTGTCGAGCTGTGTCCTCAGGGTACTCTGGCAGAGCGCTTGAGAGCGGCTGGAGCAGGCATTCCCGCGTTTTACACACCCACAGGAGCTC ACACCCTCCTTCAAGATGGCGAGATCCCCGTCCGCAACAACCCCAACGGTGGCGTTCCCCTCGAAAAGGGCCACCGACGCGAAACCCGCGACTTCAACGGCAAGCTGTACTTGATGGAAACCGCCCTCCCCGGCGatgtcgccatcatccgcGCCTGGAAGGCCGACACGGCCGGAAACTGCGTCTTCCGCCGCACGACCCGCGCATTCGGGCCCCTCATGGCCAAGGCAGCCAAGCTCACCATCGTCGAAGCCGAAAACATCGTCCCCGTTGGTGAAATCGATCCTGACGACGTGCATCTGCCCGGAATCTTCGTGGACAGAGTCGTCAAGGCGACGGTCGAGAAGCAGGTTGAGACGCTTAAGCTGAGGGAGCCCGAGGGCGAGGCAGAGGCCACCGGGAATGGCAAGTTGGAGCGCAAGAGACGCATTGCCAAGAGAGCGTCtaaggagctcaaggagggATACTATGTCAACTTGGGCGTTGGTATTCCGACCATGTCCGCCAACTTTATTCCCAAGGAGAGGACGGTGTGGCTGCAGAGTGAGAATGGACTGTTGGGCATGGGCCCTCACCCGACGCTGGAGGAAGTTGATCC TGATCTTGTCAATGCCGGCAAGCAGACCGTCACCTTTGTGCCCGGCGCCTCAACCTTTGACTCTTCCGAGTCCTTTGGCATGATCCGCGGCGGCCACGTCGATGTTTCCATCCTCGGC GCCCTCCAAGTCAGTGCTGCCGGAGATCTCGCCAACTTCATGATCCCAGGCAAGCTTTTCAAGGGCATGGGCGGCGCAATGGACCTCGTCGCCAATCCCGAAGCCACAAAGGTCATTGTCGCGACGGAGCACCTTTGCAAGGATGGATCGTCCAAGATTGTGCAGCAGTGCAGCTTGCCGCTGACTGGCGCGCGATGCGTGAGCACCATCATTACAGACTTG TGTGTCTTCCAGGTAGACCGCGAGAAGGGTACCTTGACGCTCACCGAGCTGGCACCAGGTGTCACCGTCGACGAGGTGAAGAGCAAGACAGACGCGACTTTTGCAGTCGCAGATGAGATTGTAGCTATGGAATAA
- a CDS encoding hypothetical protein (region found in relA / spoT proteins domain-containing protein), with product MSKEDKLDELLKELNGIYDREVNQYRQCLSAVAEDLNHVLAQDNIRHLPIAARVKSWESINGTARRRQKDRLAAQEIQGKMIEQKENWEVQFDRYKMDKEEIGYFKTVNELELGFHDMLGARIVLYFPSDTKRVLKLLKDAGYENGKDPKKMGGPANMRILRKLHAKWLDASAPAAATPKKKEPDDDLDTDGLEKQFSGYGAIHLALKIPKRLHPRDLTETEKEIWEKKVVEIQVGTVIMHAWAEVEHDITYKTHGREVTQDEKAVLDILNGLAIASEVGLRRFRSPPSSTSAAAEDVEELQGWMHQFYITKNRDMPDEWLDLDQLWDFLIKRNHNQRDKFLHYAEVAWNILLVHEKKEGIDLDHVFPFIMMHHHVPVLVLEQGRRIKAEKEAAEKKAAEEEEEADSERGASSPTDVKKKKEKHKHPLTRADNRKIVHLLEKANDKDLEEIAKLLRQFKMAAGSQGESEGEEYLGVISLKECESRIASDPKWLDKVRRRYDEWILEEIPPHGRWATFYAESTELGFPMRTVQRMSQDDLSRKSRGEQFSDWINMRWARCGLTLEYMAPGISMMLVLKHYGMF from the exons ATGTCCAAAGAGGACAAACTAGATGAGCTCCTCAAGGAACTCAACGGAATCTACGATCGCGAAGTTAACCAGTACCGGCAATGTTTGAGTGCCGTGGCAGAGGACCTAAACCACGTCCTCGCCCAGGACAATATCCGGCATCTCCCAATAGCCGCTCGAGTGAAAAGCTGGGAGTCCATCAATGGTACTGCACGGCGCCGACAGAAGGACCGTCTGGCCGCCCAAGAAATTCAAGGCAAGATGATTGAACAGAAAGAGAACTGGGAGGTTCAATTTGATAGATACAAAAtggacaaggaggagattggtTATTTCAAAACTGTGAATGAGCTCGAGCTTGGCTTCCACGACATGCTTGGCGCCCGGATCGTGCTCTATTTCCCCAGCGACACAAAGAGGGTCCTCAAACTTCTAAAGGATGCGGGCTATGAAAATGGCAAGGATCCCAAGAAAATGGGGGGTCCGGCAAATATGAGGATCCTGCGAAAGCTTCACGCGAAATGGCTGGATGCGTCCGCGCCTGCGGCCGCGACTCCGAAAAAGAAGGAGCCGGACGACGACCTCGACACTGATGGCTTGGAGAAACAGTTTTCGGGATACGGCGCTATACACCTGGCTCTCAAGATACCCAAGAGACTGCACCCGCGAGATCTGAcagagacggagaaggaaatctgggagaagaaggtggtAGAAATCCAAGTCGGCACAGTCATCATGCATGCCTGGGCCGAGGTCGAGCACGACATCACCTACAAGACCCACGGACGCGAGGTGACGCAGGATGAAAAGGCTGTTTTAGATATCCTCAACGGCCTCGCCATTGCCAGCGAGGTAGGCTTGCGTCGCTTCCGATCACCGCCGTCCTCGACgtcggctgctgctgaggacGTCGAGGAACTGCAGGGTTGGATGCACCAGTTCTACATCACCAAGAACCGGGACATGCCGGACGAGTGGCTTGACCTAGATCAGCTTTGGGACTTTCTGATTAAGCGCAACCATAACCAGCGAGACAAGTTCCTGCATTACGCCGAGGTCGCCTGGAATATTCTCCTGGTGcacgagaaaaaagaaggcatcGACCTCGACCACGTTTTCCccttcatcatgatgcaCCACCATGTGCCGGTTCTTGTACTTGAACAAGGCCGTCGCATcaaggcagagaaggaggctgctgagaagaaagctgcagaggaggaggaggaggccgacTCGGAGCGTGGGGCGTCGAGCCCGACagatgtgaagaagaagaaggagaaacaCAAACACCCATTAACAAGGGCAGATAATAGAAAAATAGTACACCTTCTCGAGAAAGCTAACGACAAGGATCTGGAAGAAATTGCGAAACTTTTGAGACAGTTCAAGATGGCAGCAGGTAGTCAGGGAGAGTCAGAAGGAGAA GAGTACCTGGGAGTCATCAGTCTAAAGGAGTGTGAATCCCGTATTGCTTCTGATCCAAAGTGGCTGGACAAAGTTCGAAGACGTTACGACGAGTGGATTTTGGAGGAAATTCCGCCACATGGTCGTTGGGCGACGTTTTATGCAGAGTCGACCGAGCTTGGTTTCCCGATGAGGACTGTTCAGCGGATGAGTCAAGATGATTTGTCGAGGAAGAGTCGGGGTGAACAGTTTAGTGACTGGATTAATATGCGATGGGCTCGGTGTGGGCTTACGTTGGAATACATGGCTCCGGGCATTAGCATGATGTTGGTTTTGAAGCATTACGGGATGTTTTGA
- a CDS encoding heterokaryon incompatibility protein (HET) domain-containing protein yields the protein MGDLVSEAGPRAYSYTPLPDRTIRVLTLYGGNPEDPLRGSLESVVVDDAGVYEPLSYVWGDGNLTHEIFLPTARLRLTASLYNALRRLRRRTGSRRVWADQICIDQLNNEERSQQVQFMNQIYRNGSHVQVWLGLDEQNLAKEAFDFVRRLAELLVNNSEHAARHVDSLSEQVVDYWMPLKHITALPWFRRGWIVQEIGTRAPATLHWGEAEMQWKTLHEVCEELAEYHHIRVKFKVATSTIKYLYRRFIEPAAPSRHDNRFSFIYELHRAGHLQVTDPRDRVFAMLGHYSIRKGKNSKLKEMKADYMKSVEEVYVDVAHMNLPSSTEASRTQERKMPLPSWTPDWRARHGHIMSEPTSQHRACGSKKPDLHVSASVPKVLSIRGIRIDSIQNCSAPLEKGAFHERRSDQGNTKRVAIESLWMDICGNTNGFGLDEKYVDSKDSSFFAYVQTLSNGCMAIYWQDHAAESYGAIRHEEWLGHSAAYLTTAVDKATISPELHRLAEKGDALKWSRAATGASSNRRFARTTRGYYVMGPQVMEEGDIICVLFGGKMPFCLRPCLDSHRFLLVGECYIHGFMNGEAVEMLDEGRLCDEMLEVV from the exons ATGGGCGATCTAGTCTCTGAAGCCGGTCCACGTGCTTACAGCTACACTCCCTTGCCCGACAGGACAATTAGGGTGTTGACGCTATACGGTGGGAATCCCGAGGACCCGCTTAGGGGTTCTCTCGAGTCTGTTGTCGTTGACGATGCCGGTGTTTATGAACCTCTCTCATATGTCTGGGGCGACGGGAATCTCACGCACGAGATATTTCTCCCTACTGCACGGCTCAGGCTTACAGCTAGTCTGTACAATGCCTTGAGACGGCTCAGAAGGCGGACTGGATCCCGACGCGTGTGGGCGGATCAGATTTGCATTGATCAGCTCAACAATGAAGAGAGGTCGCAGCAGGTGCAGTTTATGAACCAGATCTACAGGAATGGGAGTCACGTACAGGTttggcttggccttgatgagcaGAATCTGGCGAAAGAGGCCTTTGACTTTGTACGAAGGCTAGCTGAGCTGCTCGTTAACAACAGTGAACATGCCGCCCGTCATGTAGACAGTTTGTCCGAACAGGTAGTCGATTACTGGATGCCCTTGAAACACATAACAGCTCTCCCGTGG TTCCGACGTGGCTGGATCGTTCAAGAAATCGGCACCAGAGCTCCTGCAACCCTACATTGGGGGGAAGCAGAAATGCAGTGGAAAACACTGCACGAAGTCTGTGAGGAACTTGCAGAATACCATCATATACGAGTAAAGTTCAAGGTGGCGACGTCAACCATCAAGTATCTCTATCGCCGCTTCATCGAACCCGCCGCCCCCAGTCGGCACGACAATCGGTTCAGCTTCATCTATGAACTTCATCGAGCAGGGCACTTGCAAGTAACGGATCCTCGGGATCGGGTATTTGCCATGCTGGGCCACTATTCTATTCGTAAGGGGAAGAATAGCAAActgaaggagatgaaggcggACTACATGAAATCAGTTGAGGAAGTTTATGTCGACGTTGCT CACATGAACCTCCCCTCCTCAACTGAAGCTTCAAGGACGCAAGAGCGCAAAATGCCACTGCCATCTTGGACACCGGACTGGCGGGCTCGTCATGGACATATAATGTCTGAACCTACTAGCCAGCACCGCGCCTGCGGCTCAAAGAAGCCCGATCTTCACGTCAGCGCATCAGTCCCAAAGGTGCTCAGCATTCGCGGCATCAGAATCGATTCAATCCAGAACTGCTCTGCTCCATTAGAAAAGGGAGCGTTTCACGAGAGGAGATCCGACCAAGGAAACACCAAGCGAGTCGCAATCGAGTCTCTCTGGATGGACATCTGCGGCAACACAAACGGTTTTGGTCTCGACGAAAAATACGTCGATAGCAAAgacagcagcttcttcgcctaCGTTCAGACACTGAGCAACGGCTGCATGGCCATTTACTGGCAAGATCATGCCGCTGAGAGTTACGGCGCCATCCGGCATGAAGAATGGCTTGGACATAGCGCTGCCTATCTCACCACCGCGGTCGACAAGGCGACCATCTCTCCCGAGCTGCATCGCCTGGCCGAGAAGGGAGACGCGCTGAAATGGAGCCGTGCGGCGACTGGCGCATCAAGCAATCGAAGATTTGCACGAACGACCAGGGGATACTACGTGATGGGACCTCAAGTCATGGAGGAGGGCGACATTATATGCGTGCTCTTTGGCGGGAAGATGCCGTTTTGTCTTCGTCCTTGTCTGGACTCTCACCGTTTTTTACTTGTTGGAGAGTGTTATATACATGGATTCATGAATGGGGAGGCGGTAGAGATGCTTGACGAGGGAAGACTATgtgatgagatgcttgaaGTTGTTTGA